One genomic segment of Pseudomonas sp. p1(2021b) includes these proteins:
- a CDS encoding glucose 1-dehydrogenase, protein MMTRLAGKVALITGAARGQGAAEARRFVAEGAQVVIADVLEQEGRALAAELGDAARFQPLDVTSAEQWQTAVEVTVAHFGKLDVLVNNAATLRMAPLEYCSLEDYRQVIEVNQVGCWLGMKSVLAAMRQAGGGSIVNVSSTAGMEGVAYGTAYSASKFAVRGMTKSAALELGASGIRVNSVHPGGIDTAMARPPEMADFDPAQVYKGLPIPRIGQPEEVANLVLFLASDESSYCTGSEFIIDGGMLAGSTFG, encoded by the coding sequence ATGATGACTCGATTGGCAGGCAAAGTTGCCCTGATCACGGGCGCCGCACGCGGCCAGGGCGCGGCGGAGGCCCGGCGCTTCGTCGCCGAAGGTGCGCAGGTGGTGATCGCCGATGTGCTCGAGCAGGAAGGCCGGGCTCTGGCCGCCGAACTGGGCGACGCGGCGCGCTTCCAACCATTGGACGTGACGAGTGCCGAGCAGTGGCAGACTGCCGTGGAGGTCACGGTTGCGCACTTCGGCAAGCTCGATGTGCTGGTCAACAATGCCGCGACCCTGCGCATGGCGCCGCTGGAATATTGTTCGCTGGAGGACTATCGGCAGGTCATCGAGGTCAACCAGGTCGGCTGCTGGCTGGGTATGAAGTCAGTGCTGGCCGCCATGCGCCAGGCGGGCGGCGGTTCGATCGTCAATGTGTCGTCGACTGCCGGCATGGAGGGTGTGGCCTATGGCACGGCCTATTCGGCGAGCAAGTTCGCCGTGCGCGGCATGACCAAGTCGGCAGCGTTGGAGCTCGGTGCCAGCGGCATCCGTGTCAATTCGGTGCACCCGGGAGGGATCGACACAGCGATGGCGCGACCGCCGGAAATGGCCGACTTCGACCCGGCGCAGGTCTACAAGGGCTTACCGATCCCGCGTATCGGCCAGCCGGAAGAAGTCGCCAACCTGGTGCTGTTCCTGGCCAGCGACGAGTCCAGCTATTGCACGGGCTCGGAGTTCATCATCGACGGCGGCATGCTGGCGGGAAGCACGTTCGGTTGA
- a CDS encoding VOC family protein, which produces MQHSPPNAFDQIGFVVDDLDQSIQHWLQHLGVGPWTLFRDIELQGHYRGQPVQVRMHVGLAYRGDLQIELIQPLGDSPSPYRDTRGMHHMAWVVSELDSAVAGLCQRGLQPVFEAGNAATRVCYLENPAEPGVLFEVIEGAGLRQMIDHGIAQARGWDGEQPIRVIGA; this is translated from the coding sequence ATGCAACACAGCCCCCCAAACGCATTCGACCAGATCGGTTTCGTCGTCGACGACCTCGACCAGAGCATCCAGCACTGGCTGCAACACCTGGGCGTCGGGCCTTGGACCCTGTTTCGCGATATCGAGCTGCAGGGCCATTACCGCGGCCAACCGGTCCAGGTGCGCATGCATGTAGGCCTGGCCTACCGCGGCGACCTACAGATCGAGCTGATCCAACCTCTTGGCGACAGCCCTTCCCCCTACCGCGATACCCGGGGCATGCACCATATGGCCTGGGTGGTAAGCGAGCTGGACAGCGCCGTCGCCGGCTTGTGCCAACGCGGCTTGCAGCCGGTGTTCGAAGCCGGCAATGCCGCGACCCGCGTGTGCTACCTGGAAAACCCCGCCGAGCCTGGCGTGCTGTTCGAAGTCATCGAGGGCGCAGGCCTGCGCCAGATGATCGACCACGGCATCGCCCAGGCACGCGGCTGGGATGGCGAACAGCCGATCCGTGTCATCGGCGCCTGA